The Anoxybacillus flavithermus genome has a segment encoding these proteins:
- a CDS encoding copper-translocating P-type ATPase codes for MSEQKHVTLRVTGMTCAACANRIEKVLNKMDGVEANVNLAMEKATIQYDPSKQTIADIETKIENLGYGVATEKVTLDIEGMTCAACAARIEKGLHRMEGVTSATVNLATNSAVVEYKEGVTSVEDILEKIKKLGYKGQIRNEEQDDAGRKEERLKQKQRQLAISIILSLPLLYTMVAHMPFDIGLPMPHLLMNPWFQLLLATPVQFYIGGPFYVGAYRALRNKSANMDVLVALGTSAAYFYSLVETLRSLGHHEPRLYFETSAVLITLVLVGKYFEALAKGRTTEAISKLLSLQAKEATVIRNGEEIKVPLEEVVIGDTIIVKPGEKIPVDGTVIAGSSSVDESMITGESIPVDKREGDFVIGATMNTNGVLTIRAEKVGKDTALANIIKIVEEAQGSKAPIQRMADTISGIFVPIVVGIAALSFLIWYFVVTPNDLPKALEVAIAVLVIACPCALGLATPTSIMVGTGKGAEHGILFKGGEYLEGTHKINAVLLDKTGTVTKGKPEVTDVLQFQANMLDYAVSAESASEHPLAQAIVAYGKANGMVAQPLTHFSALVGHGIEATVNGKHVLIGTRKLMNERAVDIAEHEEQMIKFENEGKTVMLVAIDGQLAGIIAVADTVKESSKEAIQTLKQMGIDVYIVTGDNKRTAEAIAKQVGIEHVYSEVLPEDKANIVEELQKQEKRVAMVGDGINDAPALAKADIGMAIGTGADVAIETADVTLVGGDLLHIPKAIELSRQTMRNIRQNLFWALFYNSVGIPVAAAGLLQPWIAGAAMAFSSVSVVTNALRLKRVKI; via the coding sequence ATGAGTGAACAAAAGCATGTAACACTTAGAGTGACCGGCATGACATGTGCCGCATGCGCCAATCGGATTGAGAAAGTATTAAATAAGATGGATGGGGTAGAAGCCAATGTCAATTTGGCAATGGAAAAAGCAACAATTCAATACGATCCATCCAAGCAAACGATTGCCGATATCGAAACAAAAATTGAGAATTTGGGGTATGGCGTGGCGACAGAAAAAGTGACGCTCGATATTGAAGGAATGACATGTGCAGCATGTGCGGCGCGGATTGAAAAAGGGTTACATCGAATGGAAGGTGTGACAAGCGCTACGGTGAATTTAGCGACAAATAGTGCGGTTGTCGAATACAAGGAAGGCGTTACATCTGTCGAAGACATTTTAGAGAAAATCAAAAAGCTTGGGTATAAGGGGCAAATTCGAAACGAAGAACAAGACGATGCTGGCCGGAAAGAAGAGCGGCTTAAACAAAAACAACGGCAACTCGCCATTTCCATCATTTTATCGTTGCCGCTGCTTTATACGATGGTTGCCCATATGCCGTTTGATATAGGCTTGCCGATGCCGCATCTGTTGATGAATCCGTGGTTCCAGCTTCTTTTAGCGACACCCGTTCAGTTCTACATCGGCGGTCCTTTCTATGTCGGGGCGTACCGGGCGTTACGAAATAAGAGTGCAAATATGGATGTTCTCGTTGCCCTCGGAACATCGGCTGCCTATTTTTATAGTTTGGTTGAAACATTGCGGTCACTTGGGCATCATGAACCGCGATTATATTTTGAAACGAGTGCCGTCTTGATTACGCTTGTGCTTGTCGGAAAATACTTTGAGGCTCTTGCGAAAGGGCGAACAACAGAAGCCATTTCTAAGCTGTTGAGCCTGCAGGCAAAAGAAGCTACCGTCATTCGTAATGGAGAAGAAATAAAAGTTCCGCTCGAGGAAGTGGTGATCGGGGATACGATTATTGTTAAGCCAGGAGAAAAAATTCCGGTCGATGGTACGGTGATTGCTGGATCTTCTTCCGTTGACGAATCAATGATTACCGGTGAATCGATTCCGGTAGATAAAAGAGAAGGGGATTTCGTGATCGGGGCAACCATGAATACAAATGGGGTGCTGACCATTCGCGCAGAAAAAGTCGGGAAAGATACAGCACTTGCCAATATCATTAAAATCGTCGAAGAAGCGCAAGGGTCGAAAGCGCCGATTCAGCGGATGGCGGATACGATTTCTGGGATTTTTGTTCCAATCGTTGTCGGTATTGCTGCGTTATCTTTTCTCATTTGGTATTTCGTGGTGACGCCAAACGATCTACCAAAAGCGCTTGAGGTGGCCATCGCCGTTCTCGTCATTGCGTGTCCTTGTGCGCTCGGTCTTGCCACGCCGACATCGATTATGGTCGGTACAGGCAAAGGGGCAGAACATGGCATTCTCTTCAAAGGGGGTGAGTACCTAGAGGGAACGCATAAAATCAACGCGGTCTTACTCGATAAAACAGGAACAGTGACAAAAGGAAAACCAGAAGTGACAGATGTGTTACAATTCCAAGCAAACATGCTTGACTATGCGGTCTCCGCGGAAAGTGCTTCCGAACATCCGCTAGCGCAAGCGATTGTGGCGTACGGAAAAGCAAACGGAATGGTTGCGCAACCGTTGACGCATTTTTCCGCGCTCGTTGGGCATGGGATTGAAGCAACAGTGAATGGAAAACATGTGTTGATTGGCACACGGAAATTAATGAACGAACGTGCAGTCGATATTGCCGAACATGAGGAACAAATGATAAAGTTTGAAAACGAAGGAAAAACGGTCATGCTCGTTGCCATCGATGGACAGCTTGCCGGTATCATTGCGGTCGCGGATACGGTAAAAGAAAGCTCCAAAGAAGCAATTCAAACATTAAAACAAATGGGTATCGACGTGTACATCGTAACGGGAGACAATAAACGGACAGCGGAAGCAATCGCGAAACAAGTCGGCATTGAACACGTATACTCGGAAGTGCTTCCAGAAGACAAAGCGAACATCGTCGAGGAATTGCAAAAACAAGAGAAACGAGTGGCGATGGTCGGTGATGGCATTAATGACGCGCCAGCTCTGGCGAAAGCGGATATTGGGATGGCGATTGGTACAGGGGCAGATGTTGCAATTGAAACGGCAGATGTGACGCTTGTTGGCGGCGATTTGCTGCACATTCCAAAAGCGATTGAACTGAGCCGGCAAACGATGCGCAACATTCGGCAAAACTTATTTTGGGCATTATTTTATAATAGCGTTGGCATTCCAGTCGCTGCCGCTGGGCTATTACAACCGTGGATCGCTGGGGCAGCGATGGCATTTAGCTCTGTATCGGTGGTGACAAACGCGCTTCGTTTGAAACGCGTGAAAATATAA
- a CDS encoding asparagine synthase (glutamine-hydrolyzing), giving the protein MCGFVGYISDVPKEINSNWKETFQKMNDLITHRGPDDHGYFFDEYVSFGFRRLSIIDLENGHQPLCYENERYWIIFNGEIYNYVELRDELIKKGCSFSTHSDTEVIVALYSIEKENVVNKLRGMFAFVIWDKQEKEIFAARDPFGIKPFFYVEKENHLFVASEKKSILYALEHDELNHEALQHYLTFQYVPEPLTMSAHIRKLEPGHYMKKKRGEKLNIQRYWKATFHPTNQSESELVKEIQQVLFDSVSIHMRSDVPVGSFLSGGIDSSLIVAIAKQFHPHIKTFSVGFAREGFNEIDVAKETAEKLGVENISYIISPNEYVEELPKIIWHMDDPLADPAAVPLYFVAREARKYVTVVLSGEGADELFGGYNIYHEPKSLQIFERLPNFIRSILAMIAKVLPEGVKGKSFIERGIAPIEKRYIGNAKMYSEQEKIKLLKMYNQHVSYTNITAPFYHETEGYPPINRMQYIDIHTWLRGDILLKADKMTMAHSLELRVPFLDKKVFEVAAKIAPEMKVKNKTTKYILRKAAEGIVPDHVLHRKKLGFPVPIRHWLKDEIYDWVKRTIKESETDYLFHKDVLYRLLEEHCQNKADHSRKIWTVLTFMVWHQVYVEKKYHFMNEEEKRKLFV; this is encoded by the coding sequence ATGTGTGGTTTTGTTGGGTATATTTCTGATGTCCCGAAAGAAATAAATAGTAATTGGAAAGAAACGTTCCAAAAAATGAACGATCTGATCACTCATCGTGGTCCTGATGATCATGGATATTTTTTTGATGAATACGTCAGTTTTGGGTTTCGGCGGTTAAGCATTATTGATCTTGAAAATGGACATCAGCCACTATGTTATGAAAATGAAAGATATTGGATTATATTTAACGGAGAAATTTACAACTACGTCGAGTTGCGTGATGAATTAATCAAGAAAGGGTGTTCGTTTTCTACCCATTCTGATACAGAAGTGATCGTTGCTTTATATAGTATTGAAAAAGAAAACGTAGTGAATAAACTTCGTGGCATGTTTGCATTTGTTATTTGGGATAAACAAGAAAAAGAAATTTTCGCAGCACGTGACCCGTTCGGAATTAAACCGTTTTTTTATGTAGAAAAAGAAAATCATCTGTTTGTCGCTTCCGAAAAGAAAAGTATTTTATATGCTCTTGAACACGACGAACTAAATCATGAAGCTTTGCAACATTATTTAACTTTTCAATATGTTCCAGAGCCGTTGACGATGTCCGCTCATATTCGTAAGCTAGAACCCGGACATTATATGAAGAAAAAACGAGGAGAGAAATTAAATATCCAGCGCTATTGGAAGGCTACATTTCATCCGACGAATCAATCGGAAAGTGAACTTGTCAAAGAAATCCAACAAGTGTTGTTTGATTCGGTAAGTATTCATATGCGTAGCGATGTCCCGGTCGGTTCATTTTTGTCAGGAGGAATTGATTCTTCGCTCATTGTAGCGATTGCAAAACAATTTCATCCGCATATCAAAACATTTTCAGTTGGATTTGCGAGAGAAGGATTTAATGAAATTGATGTAGCAAAAGAAACGGCAGAAAAGTTGGGAGTTGAAAATATTAGTTACATCATTTCTCCAAACGAATATGTGGAGGAATTGCCGAAAATTATATGGCATATGGACGATCCGTTGGCAGATCCGGCTGCGGTCCCACTTTATTTCGTAGCAAGAGAAGCGAGGAAATACGTAACCGTTGTCCTTTCTGGTGAAGGAGCAGATGAGTTGTTTGGGGGATATAACATTTATCACGAACCAAAATCTTTACAAATATTTGAACGACTGCCGAATTTCATACGTTCCATTTTAGCCATGATCGCAAAAGTATTGCCAGAAGGAGTAAAGGGAAAAAGTTTTATTGAACGAGGGATTGCCCCAATCGAAAAACGTTATATCGGCAATGCGAAAATGTATAGTGAACAGGAAAAAATTAAGTTGTTGAAAATGTATAATCAACATGTATCATACACAAACATTACCGCGCCGTTTTACCATGAAACAGAAGGATATCCTCCGATCAACCGAATGCAATATATTGATATTCATACATGGTTGCGAGGCGATATTTTATTGAAGGCAGATAAAATGACGATGGCACATTCTTTAGAATTACGCGTTCCTTTCCTCGATAAAAAAGTATTTGAAGTCGCCGCAAAAATTGCTCCGGAAATGAAAGTGAAAAATAAAACGACAAAGTATATTTTGCGGAAAGCAGCAGAAGGGATTGTTCCAGATCATGTTTTACATCGCAAAAAGCTAGGCTTTCCTGTTCCTATTCGGCACTGGTTAAAAGATGAAATATATGACTGGGTGAAGCGTACGATAAAAGAAAGTGAAACAGATTATCTATTCCATAAAGACGTATTGTATCGTCTGCTAGAGGAACATTGTCAAAACAAAGCAGATCATAGCCGAAAAATATGGACAGTACTTACTTTCATGGTTTGGCATCAAGTGTATGTCGAGAAAAAATATCACTTTATGAATGAAGAAGAAAAAAGAAAACTGTTCGTGTAA
- a CDS encoding copper-binding protein — protein sequence MTITLQVQGMTCGHCKAAVTNALQTLDGVSRVEVHLQEGTVDVDYDETKVSVEKLKEAIEEQGYDVE from the coding sequence ATGACGATTACATTACAAGTACAAGGAATGACATGCGGACATTGCAAAGCGGCGGTGACAAATGCACTTCAAACGTTAGATGGCGTCAGCCGTGTAGAGGTGCATTTGCAAGAAGGTACGGTAGATGTGGATTATGATGAAACAAAAGTCAGCGTAGAAAAACTGAAAGAAGCGATTGAAGAGCAAGGGTATGATGTGGAGTAA
- a CDS encoding pilus assembly protein: MLGLKTLWIKIEIIGTNIVLIYLLNDHDDDDLSAKAAMIIENNKWLLPNEVVVEVVYVLEKVYRVKNDEICDALLELFKYDNIDVDDMEILEEALILFKERRLDFVDTLLYAYNKVKGYEVYTFDKKLN, translated from the coding sequence ATGCTTGGTCTAAAAACGTTGTGGATAAAAATAGAAATCATTGGTACAAACATTGTCCTAATATATTTGCTTAATGATCATGATGATGATGATTTGTCAGCGAAAGCAGCAATGATTATTGAAAATAACAAGTGGTTATTGCCGAATGAGGTAGTAGTTGAAGTTGTTTATGTTCTTGAAAAAGTGTACAGAGTAAAAAATGACGAGATATGTGATGCTCTTTTAGAGCTGTTTAAGTACGATAATATCGACGTGGATGATATGGAAATATTAGAAGAAGCGCTCATTCTCTTTAAAGAAAGACGGTTAGACTTTGTTGATACTCTTTTATACGCCTATAATAAAGTGAAGGGGTACGAGGTATATACGTTCGATAAGAAGCTAAATTAG
- a CDS encoding sucrose-6-phosphate hydrolase, with the protein MSKHTKHIDEAETRVQQAKEKMDATYRLAYHIMAPVHWMNDPNGLIQWNGEYHVFYQFHPDSPKWGPMHWGHVKSNDLVHWERAPIALAPSEWYDEGGCFSGSAVNDNGVLTLIYTGNVWLNEEQTELKQYQCIATSKDGVHFEKDPANPVLSEPPFDCQGHIRDPKVWKRGDNWYMVLGTREGNNGKVVLYKSNDLRHWEYVNILAQSDGSLGYMWECPDVFHLNGKDILLFSPQGIEPNGDRFQNLHQTGYVVGTLDYETGKLVHGAFEELDKGFDFYAAQTFEDERGRRILFGWMDMWESQMPTQAHGWAGALTIPRLLELTDDEKLLMKPVPELQLLREEHVQLESISVKEGAYMLPMKGDRFELLVRFSLTDFRGNAFGVNVRCSDDGSEQTIFRYDVKDSIMTFDRNRSGKGEGGTRRAVLDRQGDVITFHFFIDRSSVELFVNDGRLVMTGRVYPSETSQGIELFTEGGDVTVLSVDAWTLKDIWGELV; encoded by the coding sequence ATGTCGAAACATACGAAGCACATTGATGAAGCAGAAACACGAGTACAACAAGCGAAAGAAAAAATGGACGCTACGTACCGCTTAGCATACCACATCATGGCGCCGGTACACTGGATGAATGACCCAAATGGGCTCATTCAATGGAACGGGGAATACCATGTGTTTTATCAGTTTCATCCGGATAGCCCGAAATGGGGGCCGATGCATTGGGGGCATGTGAAAAGTAACGACCTTGTGCATTGGGAGCGTGCACCAATTGCGCTTGCGCCGAGTGAATGGTACGACGAAGGCGGTTGTTTCTCGGGAAGCGCGGTGAATGATAATGGAGTTCTCACATTGATTTACACCGGAAACGTTTGGCTAAATGAAGAACAAACAGAACTAAAGCAATATCAATGTATTGCCACAAGCAAAGACGGTGTTCATTTTGAAAAAGACCCGGCCAATCCGGTACTTTCCGAGCCGCCGTTTGACTGCCAAGGCCATATTCGCGATCCGAAAGTGTGGAAACGTGGCGACAATTGGTATATGGTGCTCGGGACAAGAGAGGGGAATAACGGAAAAGTCGTTTTATACAAGTCGAACGATCTACGTCATTGGGAATATGTCAACATCCTTGCACAAAGCGATGGTAGCTTAGGATACATGTGGGAGTGCCCTGATGTTTTTCATTTGAACGGCAAAGATATTTTGTTATTTTCCCCGCAAGGGATCGAACCAAACGGCGATCGCTTTCAAAACCTTCATCAAACAGGCTATGTCGTTGGTACACTTGATTACGAAACGGGAAAACTCGTGCACGGAGCGTTTGAAGAACTCGATAAAGGATTTGATTTTTACGCCGCGCAAACGTTTGAAGATGAACGAGGACGACGAATTTTGTTCGGCTGGATGGATATGTGGGAGTCACAAATGCCGACGCAAGCACACGGATGGGCGGGCGCGTTAACGATTCCGCGTCTTTTGGAATTGACGGATGATGAGAAATTGTTGATGAAGCCGGTGCCGGAATTGCAATTATTGCGTGAAGAGCATGTGCAATTGGAATCGATTTCAGTCAAAGAAGGCGCATACATGTTGCCAATGAAAGGCGATCGGTTTGAATTGCTCGTTCGCTTTTCGTTAACCGATTTCCGCGGGAATGCATTTGGTGTCAACGTGCGTTGTTCGGATGATGGAAGCGAACAAACGATCTTCCGCTATGATGTGAAAGACTCTATCATGACGTTTGACCGAAACCGTTCCGGAAAAGGAGAGGGCGGCACTCGCCGCGCTGTATTAGATAGACAGGGAGATGTCATTACGTTCCATTTCTTTATCGACCGTTCTTCTGTCGAGCTATTCGTTAACGATGGCCGACTTGTCATGACAGGAAGGGTTTACCCATCGGAAACGAGCCAAGGAATCGAACTGTTCACAGAAGGCGGGGACGTGACTGTCCTTTCCGTCGATGCGTGGACGTTGAAAGATATTTGGGGTGAGCTAGTGTAA
- a CDS encoding transcriptional regulator: MNHCEDHHMDKKMVPRTEEEIESIMKRLKRIEGQVRGVQKMVEDNRYCIDILVQISAITAALNKVGLNLLERHVSHCVSKAIREGSGEESIRELMDVIKQFSK; encoded by the coding sequence ATGAACCATTGCGAAGATCATCATATGGATAAAAAAATGGTTCCGCGTACAGAAGAAGAGATCGAAAGCATTATGAAGCGCTTGAAGCGCATTGAAGGACAAGTGCGCGGGGTGCAAAAAATGGTCGAAGACAATCGGTATTGCATCGATATTTTAGTGCAAATTTCTGCGATTACGGCCGCGTTAAATAAAGTCGGATTGAATTTGTTAGAACGCCATGTCAGCCATTGTGTGTCGAAAGCGATCCGCGAAGGAAGCGGAGAAGAATCCATTCGCGAATTAATGGATGTCATTAAACAGTTCTCCAAGTGA
- a CDS encoding two-component sensor histidine kinase, producing MRKLSFKLGLLFFVFVLGIETVLFASLYVTLVNARINEEFEQLLARGNNHRDVLEKSYHPSTLEHVVMMESEAETDVVITDAKGNMLYFSDHILPFAKKIIPSVDVRHIPHSGMVVQNNWKNESYIATASPIRMDGKTKGYVYMFQRTASIQNMIDKLKHHFLVVGILSVFLTILTIFFLSRVITIPLVRMKQATEKLSKGDFSVRLQVKGEDELAQLGKAIQTLATDLEYLKKERNEFLASISHELRTPLTYVKGYADIARRSNIAEEERTKYLSIIYEEAEHMQKLVKDLFELAKMDQHSFQIEKEPTPLCLFLKKIYEKMYPAFQTKNMSLVYRCDENITVHIDQQRFEQVMMNLLDNALKYSHQGSTVSIDVRMEKKNVMIMISDKGIGIPEADLPHIFERFYRVDKSRSRTGGGTGLGLAIVKEIVEAHGGSISATSQFGKGTNMIITLPRGDESVHDITSG from the coding sequence GTGCGAAAACTTTCGTTTAAATTAGGGCTATTATTTTTTGTCTTTGTGCTAGGAATCGAAACGGTGTTATTTGCGTCGTTATACGTGACACTTGTGAACGCGAGAATTAATGAAGAATTTGAGCAGTTGCTGGCAAGAGGGAACAATCACCGTGATGTATTAGAAAAAAGCTATCACCCTTCCACGCTAGAACATGTCGTGATGATGGAGTCGGAAGCGGAAACGGATGTGGTTATTACCGATGCGAAAGGGAATATGTTGTATTTTTCCGATCACATTTTGCCGTTTGCGAAAAAAATCATTCCGTCCGTCGACGTCCGCCACATTCCTCACAGCGGAATGGTGGTGCAAAACAACTGGAAAAATGAATCGTATATCGCCACCGCCAGCCCAATTCGGATGGACGGAAAAACAAAAGGATATGTCTATATGTTTCAGCGGACGGCTTCCATTCAAAATATGATTGATAAACTAAAACATCATTTTCTAGTCGTCGGCATTCTTTCTGTCTTTTTGACGATTTTGACGATTTTTTTCTTATCAAGAGTTATTACGATTCCGCTCGTTCGAATGAAACAAGCGACTGAGAAACTAAGCAAGGGGGACTTTTCGGTCCGCCTGCAAGTAAAAGGAGAAGATGAGTTGGCACAGCTCGGAAAAGCGATTCAAACCCTTGCGACCGATTTGGAATATTTAAAGAAAGAACGAAATGAATTTTTAGCGAGTATTTCACACGAGTTGCGCACTCCGCTTACCTATGTGAAAGGATACGCCGACATTGCGCGCAGATCGAATATCGCCGAGGAAGAACGAACAAAATATTTGTCTATTATTTATGAAGAAGCAGAGCATATGCAAAAATTAGTGAAAGACTTGTTTGAGCTCGCAAAAATGGATCAACATTCGTTTCAAATCGAGAAAGAGCCAACTCCACTGTGCCTTTTTTTGAAAAAAATATACGAGAAGATGTATCCTGCTTTTCAGACGAAAAATATGTCTCTTGTCTACCGCTGCGATGAAAACATTACCGTCCATATCGACCAACAGCGTTTTGAGCAAGTGATGATGAATCTTTTGGACAATGCGTTAAAATATTCTCATCAAGGTTCTACCGTTTCCATTGATGTAAGGATGGAGAAAAAGAACGTGATGATCATGATTTCTGACAAAGGAATAGGAATTCCTGAAGCAGATTTGCCGCACATTTTTGAACGATTTTATAGGGTGGATAAATCAAGATCGAGAACAGGCGGAGGGACGGGATTAGGCTTGGCGATTGTGAAAGAAATTGTCGAAGCGCACGGCGGTTCGATTTCCGCCACGAGCCAATTCGGAAAAGGGACAAACATGATCATTACATTGCCGAGGGGGGATGAAAGTGTACACGATATTACTAGTGGATGA
- a CDS encoding copper oxidase, which translates to MKKLWLGTVLAGVVAIGAACSNNSSMQGHDMPNMHAKKETTSNEESLPLATDTEVLSGKEIHLTAKEALLPINDQVKLPVYTYNGSVPGAQIRVKQGDRVKIVFTNELPEPTAIHWHGYPVPNNQDGVPGVTMNAIKPGETFTYEFTATVSGTYWYHSHQKSAKQVDKGLYGTLIVEPKNEEKVDRDYTLVLDEWMSDPNAESHMDMNMSGMDHSNMDMSSMGHNMNMYDLFTINGKSGTAIEPLKVKKGEKVRLRFVNAGYMSHKLHLHGHAFKIVATDGQPLKNPQPIKDKLLNIAPGERYDIEFIANNPGEWLLECHGNMKGTDGMKVNIQYEGQASNTDKANAKENLPVVDITKYGKYETGPFTLEQKYDVEYTMDLGTAMGKNGMIFTINGKAYPDTAPINVKTGDLVKVKIVNNSPMDVHPMHLHGHFFQVLSKNGKPVTGAPLMKDTLNVNPGEEYVVAFQADNLGNWMFHCHDLHHASAGMVTEVKYTDYKSDYTPDPNNTTDKGE; encoded by the coding sequence ATGAAGAAATTATGGTTAGGAACTGTTTTGGCGGGAGTTGTTGCGATTGGTGCAGCTTGCTCAAATAATTCTTCGATGCAAGGACACGACATGCCCAACATGCATGCGAAAAAAGAAACGACTTCTAATGAAGAGAGTTTGCCTTTGGCAACCGATACTGAAGTGTTATCTGGGAAAGAGATTCACCTTACTGCGAAGGAAGCGTTATTACCAATCAACGATCAAGTCAAACTCCCAGTATACACGTATAATGGATCGGTACCCGGTGCGCAAATTCGCGTAAAACAAGGGGATCGCGTAAAGATTGTCTTTACAAACGAGCTTCCTGAACCAACGGCCATTCATTGGCACGGCTATCCTGTTCCAAATAACCAAGATGGGGTACCGGGTGTCACGATGAACGCCATTAAACCGGGTGAAACATTTACGTATGAATTTACGGCAACCGTGTCGGGAACGTATTGGTATCATTCTCATCAAAAAAGCGCCAAACAAGTGGACAAAGGATTATACGGTACATTAATCGTTGAACCGAAAAATGAAGAAAAAGTCGATCGAGATTATACACTAGTACTAGATGAATGGATGAGCGATCCGAACGCAGAAAGCCATATGGACATGAATATGAGCGGCATGGATCATAGCAATATGGATATGAGCAGCATGGGACATAACATGAATATGTACGATCTTTTCACAATTAACGGAAAAAGCGGAACAGCTATCGAACCGTTAAAAGTGAAAAAAGGCGAAAAAGTGCGACTTCGTTTTGTCAATGCAGGATATATGTCCCACAAGCTTCATTTGCATGGACATGCGTTTAAAATTGTCGCAACAGACGGACAGCCGTTAAAGAACCCGCAACCAATCAAAGATAAACTGTTGAATATCGCTCCAGGTGAGCGCTACGACATTGAGTTTATCGCCAATAACCCGGGGGAATGGTTGCTAGAATGTCACGGGAATATGAAAGGTACCGATGGCATGAAAGTGAACATTCAATACGAAGGACAAGCAAGCAATACGGACAAAGCGAACGCAAAAGAAAACCTCCCTGTTGTGGATATTACAAAATACGGAAAATATGAGACAGGTCCATTTACGTTAGAGCAAAAATATGATGTAGAATACACGATGGATTTAGGAACCGCCATGGGCAAAAATGGCATGATTTTCACGATTAACGGCAAAGCGTATCCTGACACGGCGCCGATCAATGTGAAGACAGGAGATTTAGTAAAAGTAAAAATAGTGAACAATTCACCGATGGATGTCCATCCGATGCATTTACACGGACATTTCTTCCAAGTGTTAAGCAAAAACGGCAAGCCAGTCACAGGCGCTCCATTGATGAAGGATACGTTGAATGTAAATCCGGGTGAAGAATATGTCGTCGCGTTTCAAGCAGATAATCTGGGAAATTGGATGTTCCATTGCCATGACTTGCACCATGCTTCAGCCGGAATGGTCACAGAAGTAAAATATACCGATTACAAATCGGACTATACCCCAGATCCGAATAACACAACGGATAAAGGGGAATAA
- a CDS encoding DNA-binding response regulator, whose product MYTILLVDDEKRMLDLLELYLIPNGYRCVKCESGEGAIRYLENNKADLVLLDVMMPEMDGWETCKQIREFSNVPIIMVTARDTTTDVVQGLKIGADDYITKPFDESELLARIEAVLRRSVGKQTKLEFNGLVWDEAQHKVQYAGHDIFLTPKEFAILGLFLKHPNRVFSREQLIVTLWGYNADTEQRTIDSHVKNIREKLRQAGFPIDECLQTVWGVGYKWGG is encoded by the coding sequence GTGTACACGATATTACTAGTGGATGACGAAAAACGAATGTTGGATTTATTAGAGTTGTATTTGATCCCGAACGGGTACCGTTGTGTGAAATGCGAGTCAGGAGAAGGAGCGATCCGCTATTTGGAAAATAATAAAGCGGACCTTGTTTTGCTGGATGTGATGATGCCAGAGATGGACGGATGGGAAACGTGCAAACAAATACGGGAGTTTTCAAACGTTCCGATCATTATGGTTACCGCACGGGACACAACGACAGATGTTGTTCAAGGACTAAAAATCGGTGCAGATGATTATATTACAAAACCGTTTGACGAATCCGAGCTGCTCGCTCGGATTGAGGCGGTATTGCGCCGTTCGGTAGGAAAACAAACGAAACTCGAGTTTAACGGCTTAGTTTGGGATGAAGCGCAGCATAAAGTCCAATATGCTGGGCACGATATTTTTCTCACGCCAAAAGAGTTTGCCATTTTAGGACTTTTTCTCAAACATCCAAACCGAGTATTTAGCCGAGAGCAACTCATCGTGACATTATGGGGGTATAATGCCGACACAGAACAACGCACCATCGATTCGCATGTGAAAAATATTCGCGAGAAGCTCCGCCAAGCTGGTTTTCCGATCGATGAATGTTTGCAGACCGTTTGGGGTGTAGGATATAAATGGGGGGGATAA
- a CDS encoding copper-binding protein translates to MTCGHCKAAVTNALQTLDGVSRVEVHLQEGTVDVDYDETKVSVEKLKETIEEQGYDVE, encoded by the coding sequence ATGACATGCGGACATTGCAAAGCGGCGGTGACAAATGCACTTCAAACGTTAGATGGCGTCAGCCGTGTAGAGGTGCATTTGCAAGAAGGTACGGTAGATGTAGATTATGATGAAACAAAAGTCAGCGTAGAAAAACTGAAAGAAACGATTGAAGAGCAAGGGTATGATGTGGAGTAA